The DNA sequence CGTCCATGAGGAGACACTGATCCCGGGGGCGGACGAGCTCATCGCCGAGCTCACCGAGGCCGGGAACCCGTTCCTGGTGCTCACCAACAACTCGATCCGCACGCCCCGCGACCTGCGTGCACGCCTGGGACAGACGGGGCTGGACGTGCCCGAGTCGGCCATCTGGACGTCGGCCCTCGCCACGGCGAGTTTCCTGGACTCGCAGCGTCCTCGCGGCAGCGCGTACGTCGTCGGCGAGTCGGGCCTGACCACGGCGCTGCACGACGTCGGCTACGTGCTCACCGATCGCGACCCGGACTACGTGGTGCTGGGGGAGACCCGCACCTATTCGTTCGAGGCGATCACCACGGCGATCCGCCTGGTGGAGCGGGGTGCGCGGTTCATCGCCACCAACCCGGACCCGACGGGCCCGTCGCGCGACGGTTCGCTGCCCGCGACGGGCGCCGTGGCGGCGCTCATCAGCAGGGCGACGGGACGCGAACCGTACTTCGTGGGCAAGCCGAACACGCTGATGATGCGGTCCGCGCTGCGCGCGTTGGGGGCGCACTCGGAACAGACCCTGATGATCGGCGACCGGATGGACACCGATGTGGTGGTGGGCCTCGAGGCGGGCATGCGGACGATCCTCGTGCTCAGCGGCATCTCCACGCGGCAGACGATGGGCATGTACCCGTACCGGCCCACCCTCGTGGTGGACTCCGTCGCCGACCTCGTCGGCAGGACCGGCGACCCCTTCGCCGGCTGATCGGCACCGCCCCGCGCCGCGTGCCCCGGACGGACATCACGCCGCGGGATCCGCGGTCAGCCCATACGATCTACTTGCCGATGGATTATGGGCGGTTTCCAGCCGGGCGCACTATGCGACGGGACCAGGGCCGCCGTGGGAGTGGTGATGGACAACGACGACGCAGGCGGGCCCCGCCCCGACGACCATGCACGCCCCGACGACCGCGCACATCGCCGGACCGAGCGGATGCGGGAGCCGGCCAAACGGCTGATCAAGCAGGTATCGGATCGCAGCCTGGTGCATCCGGCGCTCATCCCGGGGATCGGCGTGGAGCGCACGGGACGGGTGTTCAACACGAGCCCGCCGGTGTTCGTCGTCTCGGGACTGCTCATCGCGGCGGTCATCGTGTGGGCGTTCGTGGCGCCGGACAACATCAAGTCCGTCGGTGACGAGTCCCTTCAGTGGGTGACCACCAATTTCGGCTGGATGTACGGCGTGCTGGCCCTGGTGATCGCCGCGTTCATGCTCGTGCTCGGCTACAGTCGCACCGGCGGCGTGCGCCTGGGCGCGGACGACGAGGAGCCCGAGTTCACCACCGTGTCGTGGGTGGCGATGCTCTTCTCCGCCGGCATGGGCATCGGGCTGCTGTTCTACGGCCCGTACGAGCCGCTCACCTACTTCATGGACCCGCCGCACGGGTTCGAGGTGTCCCCCGAGACCGTCGACGCGGCGCAGACGGCGCTGGCGCAGACGATGTTGCACTGGGGCCCCATCGCGTGGGCGTTCTACGCGCTCGTCGGCGGCGCCATCGCCTACAGCGCCTACCGTCGCGGCCGTCCCCCGCTGATCTCGGCGATCTTCGAACCGATCTTCGGCACCCGCACGCACGGGCCGCTCGGCGCCGTCATCGACATCTTCGCGATCATCGTGACCCTGTTCGGCACCGCGATCTCGCTGGGCATCGGAGCGATGCAGATCGCGCGCGGCACCGAGGTCGTCACCGGTGCGGGCCACCTGGGCAACACGTTCATCATCGGCACGATGGCGGTGCTCACCGCGGCGTTCATCGTCTCTGCGGTGTCGGGGATCAAGCGCGGCATCCGGATGCTGTCCAACATCAACATGGTCATCGCGGGGCTGCTCGCGGTGTTCGTCTTCATCGCGGGGCCCACGCTGTTCCTGCTCAACCTCATGCCGGCCGGGGTCGCGTCGTTCTTCAACGAGTTGGGCACCATGATCATCCGCAACGGCAACGAGGGTGGCGGCACTGCGGAGTTCATGTCCGCGTGGACCACCTACTACTGGGCGTGGTGGGTGTCGTGGACGCCGTTCGTCGGCATGTTCATCGCCAAGATCTCCCGCGGCCGGACGCTGCGTGAGTTCGTCACCGTCGTGATACTCGTGCCCGCGGGGGTCTGCTTCATGTGGTTCGCCGTGTTCGGCGGGACCTCGATGTGGCAGAAGATGAACGGCAAAAGCGTCGACGCCGGGGGTTCGCCGGAGGCGATGCTGTTCGGCATGCTCGACAACCTGCCGTTCGGCGCCGTCACCGCGGTGATCGCGATGATCTCCATCGTCGTGTTCTTCGTGACCTCCGCGGATTCGGCGTCGATCGTCATGGGGTCGATGAGTCAGCGTGGCAAGCCGGAGCCGTCCACCTGGGTGACGATCTGCTGGGGCGTCCTGCTGGGGCTCACCGCGGCGTCGCTGCTGCTGGCCGGCGGCTCCGATGCGTTGGGCGGGCTGCAATCGATCATGGTCGTGTCGTCGCTGCCGTTCGCGTTCGTCATCATGGGCATGATGGTGTCCTGGGGCAAGGACCTGCGCACCGACCCGTACATGCTGCGCCACAAGTACGCGCGTGCCGCGATCGCACAGGGGGTGCGCCTGGGCATCGCCAACCACGGCGACGACTTCGTCTTCGGCTCCAGCGCGGTGTCGTCCGACGCGGGCGCCGGAGCCTGGCTCGACAGCCGCGACCCGGACCTCGTCGAGTGGTACATCAAGGCGGCGGAGGAAGTGGGCGTGGTGGACGCGGACGACGTGCGCCGCACGCTCGACCCGGGCCGCATCCAGCCGAAGGGGCCGGACCGCCCGGACCTCACCGCGTCGGGCGACCTGGCGTTGGCGACCGGCCGCAAGCTCGAGCGGCTGGCACGCAAACGCGAGGCCCTCGAGCGGGAACTGCTGGACAACCGGATGCGCGAACAGCTCGTACGCCGGCAGGAGTCGGTTCGCGCGCGCGGGCGCGACGACGGAACCGGCGGGGCCGGAGACGACTCCCGCACGTCCGCAGACGAGGGGCCGCGGGACGACGAGCAGTAGCAACGTCGCCCCGCGGGTGCCCCTCAGACGCCGACGGCGCGGCCGCTCCACGCCGGCGCGGGCGTCTGCGCGCCGCGCGCGGCGGTGAGCACCTCGTCCGGCAACGGCACCGCACCGCCCGCGTTCTGGTCCACGTGCACGCCCAGGATCTCCTCGGTGGACACGAGGGCCGGCTCCGCGCCGGCGAGCGCGGCGGACATGGAGTGGGCCAGGTGCAGCTTCTTGCCGGCGACCCCGACGACCTCGGTGTGCACCGTCAGCGGTGCGCCCAGCGGAACCTCCTGCAAGTACCGGATGTGCGCCTCGACGGTGTAGAGCGAGCAGCCCGTGCGCTCGCGGTACCGCGGCCCCAGGCCGAGCACGTCCATCGCCTCGTCGGTGGCGTACCCGAACACGAGAACGTAGAAGGCTTCGGACATGTGGCCGTTGTAGTCGATCCACTCCGGGCGGACCGCCGTCCGGTAGGTCGACAGTGCCGGGCGCGCGCTCACTCCCGGCCGCCGGGGTAGTCGCGGCGGATGCCGGCGATGGCCTGGCGCACGGCGATCACCGAGGCGTCGCGCGCGCGGATCAGCTCGTCGATGGTGCGGCCCTTCGCCGCCTCGTCGACACTGTCGACCACCGCGTCGCGGAGCTCCTGGGTCAGCTCGGGGGCCTCGAGCCGGGTCCAGGGCGACTTGAGCGACGGGCCGAAGTGGTCCAGGTTGTGCGCCATGCCGCCCTGGCCGCCCGCCAGGTGGAAGGTGAGCATGGGGCCCAGCAGCGGCCACCGCAGGCCGGGGCCGTCGGTGATCGAGCGGTCGATCTGCTCGGCGGTCGCCTCGCCGTTGTCGATCATGTGCAGGGCCTCGCGCCAGAGCGCCTCCTGCAGGCGGTTGGCGATGAAACCGGGCAGCTCGCGGTCCATGCGGATCACCGACTTGCCGATGAGTGTGTACCACTCGGCGGCCCGGTCGACCGCGGCCGCGGCGGTGTGCTTGCCGCCGACCACCTCCACGAGCGGGATCAGGTAGGGCGGGTTGAACGGATGCCCGACGACGAGCCGCGCCGCGCCGTCCGGCGCCTCCGCGACGGCCGTCTGCGCCATCTCCGTCATGCTGTAGCCGGAGGTGGACGACCCGATCACGGCGTCCGCCGGGGCCGCGGCGGCGATGTCGGCGAGCAGCCGCTGCTTCATCTCGAGGTTCTCCGGCGCAGACTCCTGGACGAACCCGACACCGTCGAGCGCCTCGGCCAGGTCGGTGTGCACGGTCCAGGCGTCCTTGTCTGCGCCGTCGGCGAGACCGAGCGCGGTGAGGGCCGGCCAGGCGTTGTCGATGAGTCGCGCGAGCCGTTCGCCGGCCTCCGGCGCGGGATCCCACACGCGGACGCGCAGCCCGCGGGCGAGGAAGTAGGCGGCCCAGCCGCCGCCGATGACTCCGGCGCCCACGCAGGCGACGGTGTCGATGGTCTTCATGTCACGGAGTTCCATGATCGCTGCTTTCAGTTCGGGGCGGAACGCGGTGCGGTGAGGGCTCAGTGCGGGCGGAGGCCGAGGAGCTCGCGGGTCTCGTCCGGGGTGGCGACCCGGGCGCCGAGAGAGTCGATGATCTCGCCGGCCCGCTGCACGAGCTGGGCATTGGTGGCCTTGACCCCCTTGGACAGGTACAGGTTGTCCTCCAGGCCCACGCGCACGTGGCCGCCGGCCAGCACGGAGCGCGCGACCCATTCGAACTGGTTGCGTGAGATCGCGAACGCGGTGAACTCGGCCGTCTTCGGCAGCATCGCCACCTCGGCCTCCAGCAGGGCGCCGTCGGCGGGCGCGCCGTAGGGGATGCCCTGGCAGATCTGGTAGAACGGTGGGTCGTCGAGCAGGCCCTCCTGGTACATCACGTTGGCGAACCAGACGTTGCCGGTGTCGAAGCACTCCAGCTCCGGCTTGACGCCCAGCTCGCGGATGCGGGCCGCGCCCTCGCGCATCATGTCCGGGGTGGAGATGTAGGTGGAGCTGCCCTCGCCGAAGTTGAGCGTGCCGCAGTCGAGCGTGCAGATCTCCGGCCGCAGCGCCTCGACGTGCTCGAGGCGGGTGGCCTGGCTGACCAGGTCGGTGCCCTCCACGTGCTGCATCGGATTCTGCGGGTCGATCACGTAGTCGCCGCCCATGCCCGCGGTCATGTTGATCACCGGGTCCACATCCGATGCGGCGATGAGGCGCTGCACCTCGGCGTAGTACTCGGTCTTGCGGGAGCCGAGGGTGGTCTGCGGATCGCGCACGTGGATGTGGACGATGGAGGCGCCGGCGCGCGCCGCGTCGATGGCGGAGTCGGCGATCTGCTGCGGGGTGACGGGAACGTGCTCGGACCGGCCGGCGGTGTCGCCGGCCCCGGTGACGGCGCAGGTGAGGATGACGTGACGGTTCATGGAACGGTCCTAACCGGTAGTGCGTGGGCGATGAGATTGCGGTCTATGAAGTTGTCCACCTGCTCGGCCATCTCCTGCGGGCCGAGCAGTCCGGTGAGCACGCGGATGCCGAGCCCGTCGATGTAGGCGGTGAGGACGTCGGCGGTCCGGTCGGGCGGGGCGTCCGTGAACGCGCCGGTGCGGGTGCCCTCGGCGATGACGCCGCGGACGGTCTCCCACCAGCGGCGGTAGCTGGGGCCGTGCTCGAAGCGGTCGCCGTCGACGGCGACGGCCGCCCACGTCTGCAGCCAGATCGACCACTCGGCCCTGCGCAGGCGATCCGCCGGCATTTGCAGGCGCACAAGGGTCTTGAGCTGTGACGCCGGGTCGTCGACGTCGGTGAGGCGGGCGCTCTGGCGGTCGAACGCCAGCTTCACCGAGTAGCGCAGCACCTCGGCGAATACGTCGCGCTTGGAGGGGAAGTAGTAGTGCACGGACGCGCTGGAGGCGCCGGCGGCGTCGGCGATGTCACTGATGCGGACGCCGTCGT is a window from the Tomitella gaofuii genome containing:
- a CDS encoding HAD-IIA family hydrolase, whose translation is MDMDGVLVHEETLIPGADELIAELTEAGNPFLVLTNNSIRTPRDLRARLGQTGLDVPESAIWTSALATASFLDSQRPRGSAYVVGESGLTTALHDVGYVLTDRDPDYVVLGETRTYSFEAITTAIRLVERGARFIATNPDPTGPSRDGSLPATGAVAALISRATGREPYFVGKPNTLMMRSALRALGAHSEQTLMIGDRMDTDVVVGLEAGMRTILVLSGISTRQTMGMYPYRPTLVVDSVADLVGRTGDPFAG
- a CDS encoding BCCT family transporter — its product is MDNDDAGGPRPDDHARPDDRAHRRTERMREPAKRLIKQVSDRSLVHPALIPGIGVERTGRVFNTSPPVFVVSGLLIAAVIVWAFVAPDNIKSVGDESLQWVTTNFGWMYGVLALVIAAFMLVLGYSRTGGVRLGADDEEPEFTTVSWVAMLFSAGMGIGLLFYGPYEPLTYFMDPPHGFEVSPETVDAAQTALAQTMLHWGPIAWAFYALVGGAIAYSAYRRGRPPLISAIFEPIFGTRTHGPLGAVIDIFAIIVTLFGTAISLGIGAMQIARGTEVVTGAGHLGNTFIIGTMAVLTAAFIVSAVSGIKRGIRMLSNINMVIAGLLAVFVFIAGPTLFLLNLMPAGVASFFNELGTMIIRNGNEGGGTAEFMSAWTTYYWAWWVSWTPFVGMFIAKISRGRTLREFVTVVILVPAGVCFMWFAVFGGTSMWQKMNGKSVDAGGSPEAMLFGMLDNLPFGAVTAVIAMISIVVFFVTSADSASIVMGSMSQRGKPEPSTWVTICWGVLLGLTAASLLLAGGSDALGGLQSIMVVSSLPFAFVIMGMMVSWGKDLRTDPYMLRHKYARAAIAQGVRLGIANHGDDFVFGSSAVSSDAGAGAWLDSRDPDLVEWYIKAAEEVGVVDADDVRRTLDPGRIQPKGPDRPDLTASGDLALATGRKLERLARKREALERELLDNRMREQLVRRQESVRARGRDDGTGGAGDDSRTSADEGPRDDEQ
- a CDS encoding thioesterase family protein, with product MSARPALSTYRTAVRPEWIDYNGHMSEAFYVLVFGYATDEAMDVLGLGPRYRERTGCSLYTVEAHIRYLQEVPLGAPLTVHTEVVGVAGKKLHLAHSMSAALAGAEPALVSTEEILGVHVDQNAGGAVPLPDEVLTAARGAQTPAPAWSGRAVGV
- a CDS encoding 3-hydroxyacyl-CoA dehydrogenase NAD-binding domain-containing protein, whose protein sequence is MELRDMKTIDTVACVGAGVIGGGWAAYFLARGLRVRVWDPAPEAGERLARLIDNAWPALTALGLADGADKDAWTVHTDLAEALDGVGFVQESAPENLEMKQRLLADIAAAAPADAVIGSSTSGYSMTEMAQTAVAEAPDGAARLVVGHPFNPPYLIPLVEVVGGKHTAAAAVDRAAEWYTLIGKSVIRMDRELPGFIANRLQEALWREALHMIDNGEATAEQIDRSITDGPGLRWPLLGPMLTFHLAGGQGGMAHNLDHFGPSLKSPWTRLEAPELTQELRDAVVDSVDEAAKGRTIDELIRARDASVIAVRQAIAGIRRDYPGGRE
- a CDS encoding 3-keto-5-aminohexanoate cleavage protein; this encodes MNRHVILTCAVTGAGDTAGRSEHVPVTPQQIADSAIDAARAGASIVHIHVRDPQTTLGSRKTEYYAEVQRLIAASDVDPVINMTAGMGGDYVIDPQNPMQHVEGTDLVSQATRLEHVEALRPEICTLDCGTLNFGEGSSTYISTPDMMREGAARIRELGVKPELECFDTGNVWFANVMYQEGLLDDPPFYQICQGIPYGAPADGALLEAEVAMLPKTAEFTAFAISRNQFEWVARSVLAGGHVRVGLEDNLYLSKGVKATNAQLVQRAGEIIDSLGARVATPDETRELLGLRPH
- a CDS encoding TetR/AcrR family transcriptional regulator; the protein is MSKSEGMAEAVGGRARTAIRGSAMAQRDVAGRIGLDETKLSKSLGGTRRFSTDELLALATVTGVTVQWLLTGGEDSGSNVESVSATPPPETLPSRHPESEEQALRRRTLVERAWWLFAEHGYDGVRISDIADAAGASSASVHYYFPSKRDVFAEVLRYSVKLAFDRQSARLTDVDDPASQLKTLVRLQMPADRLRRAEWSIWLQTWAAVAVDGDRFEHGPSYRRWWETVRGVIAEGTRTGAFTDAPPDRTADVLTAYIDGLGIRVLTGLLGPQEMAEQVDNFIDRNLIAHALPVRTVP